The DNA segment GCACGAGGGCGCGCTGCGGCACACCGATCTCGATGAGCCCGCTCGCAAAGCCGAATCCGTGGATGAAGCCGAAGACGAAAGTGTCGCGCCAGCGGCCTTCCACCTTGCAGGTGAAGAAATTCTCGACGGCGACATAAATGATCGACAGAGCGATCGCGATCTCCACCCAGCGGCTCGGCAGATCGACGAGGCCGAGCGCCGCCAGCGACAGCGTCACCGAATGCGAGACGGTGAAGGCTGTCACCAGCTTCACGACCGGCCAGACGCGCGTCGCCCACAGCATCACCGCTATCAGGAAGCACAAATGATCGTAGCCGGTCATTATGTGCTCGATCCCGGCGGCGAAGAATTTCGGCGCCAGCCGCCAGGGGGTGAGCAGCGGCTTGGAGAGATCGATCGGCGCGTCGCCGGGGAAGACCATCGCCTCGCCGGGCGCCGGCTCCGCGCCGAGACGTTGCGCCTCGGTGAGGCGCTCGTCGGCGTCGCGCTCGCCTATGCCGACGAGATGCTTCGCGCGACGTCCCTGCGCCTCCAGCAGCCGAAAGGGATCGTAGAAGATCTGTCCCGCGACAGCGCTGCAATCGAGGCGCAGCACGACCTTGGAATCGCGCGGATTGGCGGGGTCCGCGCCCACAGAGACGATCTCGCTCGGGCAGGATTCGCCGGCCTCGTTCCGCAGGGCGACGCGGCTCTGGATGAATTTGCCGATCATCGCCTCGATCACGCCGGGCTCGGTGAGATCGACATCGGCGGAACTCGGCTTGCTCTCGGCGAACATGCGCTCGATGTCGGCGCCGAGAAAGCCGACGTCGAGGCGATAGCGGCCGCCTCCTTCCGGCACGATGCGGCTGCTGGAAATATCCGCCGTATGCGCCTTCGCCGCCGTCCCGCCGCCGAGAAGGACGAGAATGGCGAAGAGCAGGGCGAAGGGCGAAGGCGTCATTCTCGTCATTTCCTTCGCCAACTCTCTCTTGACGCTTCGCGATACGGCAACGTATGCAGGAACTAAAGATAGTGCATATCAGACCGGCCATGACAAGGCCGAAGCGGATAGGGCCGAGGCAGGCCGGCGCGCTCGTTGCGCCGCACAATTGCCGGCGGCGCGAGCGCCTTGCTCAGGCCCGAGAGGGCGCTTAGCATCGACGCAAGCACGACAAAACGGAAACCATGATCCTTCCCGCCGCCGCTCCCGATCGCAATCCTCGTCGAACCGCCGTCACGCCACGCTGCGCCGCGCTTCTGCTGCTCGGCCTTGCGATCTGCCTCGTCTCGCCGCACGCATGGGCGCAGGGCTCGCAGACGCTCGCTTTTCTCGCGCCGTCACAATCGCCGCCGCCGCGTGTGGGGCCGCCGGTGGTCCGCGCTCACGCCATCGTCGTGCGGACCTCGCCGGCGCAGGATGGCGTCGCGCCCGGAAACATCGGCAAGGTCGATGTCTGGTATGACGCCGGCATAAGGGACGCTTTCGCGGCGCTGGCGGTGATCGCCGCCTCCGGCGAGCGGGTCGACAAGCGTGACGCCGCGATCGATCGCGGCGATCCGGCCCATGTCTCTGTCGGCGTCAATCCGCTCGGCCCCGGCAAATATACGGTCCGCTACCGCGCGCTTTCGGCCGACGGCCATCTCGTCAGCGGCGCCTGGGAGTTCGAGGTGCGGCCTCAATAGCGCTGCAGCAAGGGAAAGGAAGCCGCCGAGATGAGCCCCAACGGCCGGATGAATCTGATGTTGTTCCTCGCCGTCGTGGTGATCGCCGCCGGCAATGTCGGCGCCTTCAGCTATTCTCTCTGGGGGCCGTCCTTCAGCCTCTATTGGAATGATTTTCTGGATGCGCATCTCTATCGGCCGGCGGTCAAGGCGGGCGATCGCACAATTGCGAATTGCCTCAAGGTCAGCGATTTCTATTCGGCGCGGCTGACGACCTATTTCCTCGGGGATTCGGACAGCAGCGCCGGCGGTCCGACCACCGATCTCAGCAAATATGACGAATATTGCGATCGTGTGCCGGGCACCGGCAAGGTGATCTTCTCCGTCACGCTGATGGAGAAGGACGTGCGGAGCCAATCGGTCGCGCTCGCCTTCTACAAGAGTGACGCCAAAGGCGGCCTCGAGCTTTTGACCTCCGTCCCGTCCAAGCCGCATCCGGCCGGCTTCGTGACTTTGGAATCCTCGGTCGATCACAAGGGAAAATATCTCCTCGAGCTCGCTTTCGGCGAAGGCAAGAGCGAGGAGGACAAGATCGCCATGCCGATCTCCGTCGGCCAATAATTCACCTGCGCCGAGCGCGGCGCTTCTGCCGCCATCGCAGGAACCCGCTCACATAGAGGATGAGCGGCGCGAGCCCCATCAGCGCGACCAGCGCGCGGCCGGGAACGCCGAAGGCCTCCCCGCAATGCAGCGGGAACAGCCATTCCAGCAGCTTCTCGCCGGCGGTGAAATCATCGCGGTCCTGCGTCTGCAGCACGCGGCCGCTGTAGCGATCGACGCCGACATTGCGGAATGTCTTGGTGCGGTTGGGCTCGCTTTCCGACTGCTTGCCGACGACATAGACGCCATCGTCGCCGCTCGGCAGCAGAACCCAATGCAGCCGTCCTTCGGGGAAAACCTTTTCCGCGCTGGCGACGGCCGCGTCGAGACCGATGGGCGCGCGGCCGGCGATCGGCGTCGATCGTCCAAAGTCCGGCTCGGGACGCACGGGAGAGATCAGCGTCGCCAGCGAATGCGTCGCCGGCTTGAAGATCATCGCGATTCCGGTGGCGAGCGTCGCCAGCAGCAGCGCGGCGAAATAGACGCCGACGCTGCGATGCGCGTCATAGACGATGCGCTCGTGGCTCGCGCCCCATTTGATCGTCAGGCCCATCCGCCAATCGCCATTGCGCGGACGCCAGAGATAGAGTCCGGCGATGATCGACACGAAGAGGACAATGCCCAGAGCGCCGATGAGATAGGCGTTGTTCACGCCGAGCAGCAGCGTCCAATGGAACGCCATGACGATCTGGACGAAGGGCTGCGCGAGCACGTCGTCGCCATGCGCGACCAAGCGGTCGCCGGTCACTTCGGCCCGATAGGGATCGACGAAGATCTGATGGAAAGAGCTGTCGAGATCGTCGGTCTCGACCATATAGCCGATGATCGCCGCCGCTTTCGCATGACGCGGCAGAGTGATGCGCTCGGGTCGGCCCTCCGCCGGCATGGCCGCGGTCGCCGCAGCGAGAATCTGATCGAGCGGACGCATGACGGCCGGCGTCGGCGGCTCGACGCGCATGAGCGGGGCGTTCAGCAATTCGTCTATGTCTTCGCGAAAGGCGAGCAGGCTGCCGCTGAGCCCGATGAGGACGAAAACCGCGCCGGCGAAAAGACCGATGTAGCGATGGGCCGCCAGAAATATTTTGCGGCCCCGCTCTCTCCGCCACATGATGCGCGCCTCCGATCGCCAGATGTTGCTCGTGCTCGGCTTCGCCGCTGCGAGCGAGGGGAGCGTCTTCCGCAGCTCATGTCAACGGCGGTGGAGCGGCGGGCGATCCCGAGGAGAAAATTCATGTGCAGGCGCCGGGATGTTTTGGCCGTCGGGCGCTAAACGTGTAATATGGATGATTGAGGCCCCGGGCCGCGGAAATGCGGTCCGAGTGGGGAACCTGCTGCGCTGTTCCGTCGCATCTCGGCTTATTGTATCTCTCTTGGACAGGCATAGGCTCGCCAAAATTGAAAAAAGAACGGCGGAGGACCGTATGGGGAGCGCCCAGGATAGCAAGGAAACCGTGAGGCTCGTGGCGGTCCTCGCGATCGTCGCCATTGTCTCGCTCGCCGTTGTGGTCGGCCTCAGAATGTGGAAATAGCGCGCCGCTTTCGCCCGGATCAGGCGATGATGTCTGGCGTGAGCTGATCTTCCAGAAATGCAACGCGATCGCGCAGCAGCAATTTTCGCTTCTTCAGCCGCTGAATTTGCAGCTGGTCCACGGCGCCGACCGCGAGAAGGGCGTCGATCGCATCCTCGAGGTCTTTGTGCTCGAGCCTCAGTCGCTCGACTTCCAGCCGGATCGCATCGCGTTCGGTTTCGTTCAGCTCATCAACCATTCGCCAACCTGCCCGAGCGCCGCTCAGCGGCGAGTCGTGACACGAGGATTATCGCCTCGCATCATGTTCATCTTCAAGTCCCAATGAGAAGGCGGCGACGCCTTCCCGCGAATTTTCCGTCTCATTCGACCGCGATCGACTTGTCCAGCTCCACGCAGGAGGCCGGATCGACGCGCTCCAGCTCGAAGACGCGGTTCTGGCGCGTCAGCTCCAGATAGACGGATTTCTTCTTCTGGTCCGGGCCGCGCCAGCCGCTCACGCCCTCGTCCATGTAGAGCGTGACTGAAGCGCCA comes from the Methylosinus sp. PW1 genome and includes:
- a CDS encoding YdcH family protein, producing the protein MVDELNETERDAIRLEVERLRLEHKDLEDAIDALLAVGAVDQLQIQRLKKRKLLLRDRVAFLEDQLTPDIIA
- a CDS encoding HupE/UreJ family protein, with amino-acid sequence MTPSPFALLFAILVLLGGGTAAKAHTADISSSRIVPEGGGRYRLDVGFLGADIERMFAESKPSSADVDLTEPGVIEAMIGKFIQSRVALRNEAGESCPSEIVSVGADPANPRDSKVVLRLDCSAVAGQIFYDPFRLLEAQGRRAKHLVGIGERDADERLTEAQRLGAEPAPGEAMVFPGDAPIDLSKPLLTPWRLAPKFFAAGIEHIMTGYDHLCFLIAVMLWATRVWPVVKLVTAFTVSHSVTLSLAALGLVDLPSRWVEIAIALSIIYVAVENFFTCKVEGRWRDTFVFGFIHGFGFASGLIEIGVPQRALVPALASFNLGVEAGQIGVVLVALPLLLAIDRFFTHGLRDPRLVRAVSAVIACFGAYWLAERIFGVG
- a CDS encoding PepSY domain-containing protein, which encodes MWRRERGRKIFLAAHRYIGLFAGAVFVLIGLSGSLLAFREDIDELLNAPLMRVEPPTPAVMRPLDQILAAATAAMPAEGRPERITLPRHAKAAAIIGYMVETDDLDSSFHQIFVDPYRAEVTGDRLVAHGDDVLAQPFVQIVMAFHWTLLLGVNNAYLIGALGIVLFVSIIAGLYLWRPRNGDWRMGLTIKWGASHERIVYDAHRSVGVYFAALLLATLATGIAMIFKPATHSLATLISPVRPEPDFGRSTPIAGRAPIGLDAAVASAEKVFPEGRLHWVLLPSGDDGVYVVGKQSESEPNRTKTFRNVGVDRYSGRVLQTQDRDDFTAGEKLLEWLFPLHCGEAFGVPGRALVALMGLAPLILYVSGFLRWRQKRRARRR
- a CDS encoding copper resistance CopC family protein, which produces MILPAAAPDRNPRRTAVTPRCAALLLLGLAICLVSPHAWAQGSQTLAFLAPSQSPPPRVGPPVVRAHAIVVRTSPAQDGVAPGNIGKVDVWYDAGIRDAFAALAVIAASGERVDKRDAAIDRGDPAHVSVGVNPLGPGKYTVRYRALSADGHLVSGAWEFEVRPQ